The genomic segment gatggttgtTCACAATGGACAAAGATGGCTTCTTCAATTCCTTTTTCAAACATCTGTCTTCTCAGTCCAAAATGTGAGCAgtggcatccttgaaagagtgacctttgacctttgggtgcagatgtacagctgagtcttgtcccattgcggtggctcttctatgctgtgccatgtgtttatgaagtggctgtttggtttctccgatgtagaggtgtGAGCACTCCTCGCTGCACAGCACAGCATGCACTACGTTGTTggctctcctgagtttctctgataaaccTGCTACATAAAGGATGACAGTGTTGTTCTATTTGTCCTTCTGATTCTCCCTAGTTGGTATCTGATCTTCTTTACTGTGATGAAAGCCCAGTTGGGATAACCACGTTTTAAGAACTTTCTTTACATGTGTGcgttccttttctttctcttctgccTTCGAGGGAATGCTTTCTGCCCAGTCAAAGAGTAGgtactggtctgtgtgtgtgggctccTGATAAACTTCAGTTTTCCATTCTCCTCAATGCACACAgcacagtccagaaatggcACTACCGGTATTaccctttgtgtcttccctggtgagcTTTCTGTTTCTTTCCACTGAGTTGATGTAAGCAGTGAAGGTTTCTACTTCTTGGGTTtggattttgacccaggtgatGTACTTCATTTTTCTTGTATCCCACCTCTGCTCTCACGGTTTCCTTCGATACCATTGCCTTTATGCACCAGCTGTCCTGCGACATACTGGCTGCTTTTTGCCCAGTTGTTTCTTACTTTACttgatttttacttttttttggtttgggcACAGAAAAACCCTCATTGGTTAGGTTTAGATACCCAAAACTGCTTGGATTTCTTTAGGCAATACAAACAACTTGATTAGTTTTGATTAGCTAGGGGCAGTGTTATTTAAGATTTTATAAGtgaataaaagaattttaaaatcaatgcgAAATttcacaggaagccagtgtaacttGGCTAAAACTGGAGTCATATGATCATGCATTCTGGCACCCGATAAAAGGCGTGCAGCAGCGCTCTGTACTAATTGCAACCGGTGAAGAGAGGAGTGAGGGAGGCCTAAATAGAGGGAGTTACAATAGTCCAGTCTAgaggtaatgaatgcatgaataagcTTTTCAAGGTCCTTGGGGGAGAGGAAAGGCTTAGCTTTAGAAATTTGACGTAGCTGATAGAAGCTGGATTTAACCACAGTAGATACTTGTTTCTCTAATTTGAAGGAGCTATCCAGGAGTACCCCAAGGTCTCTTACAACGTTGGAGAGGTAGCTAGCAAGTGGGCCAAGGGTAACAGTTAGTTGGTTCAATGGAATATGGCTGTCAAAgacaataacttcagttttactGTCATTCAAGGTTAGAGAGTTTTGAGATAGCCAGGTTCTCACAtcatgaagacagttaaacaaTGTATGCAATGGATCTCTGATATTCAAACCCAAAGGgaaataaatttgaatgtcatcggtataacaatggaaagaaatattatatctaatatatataataaaatactaCAACAAGTATTAAATTTAGGTTCAAATGACACGTATGATTATCTAGAGACTGGTGGTGGCTCACCTTACCCCGTTGTCCTCTACTTGGTAACCATCAAGTAACCTTGCACAGTGAAAAATGATGAGTTTGGAGGGACAGTGTGTGTGCAGCCTCACCACCAAAGGACACCTTCTTAGAAAAGCCAGATTGAACCTTTTTAGCCAAAGGACACGTCTTCTTCTTTGGATGAAAATCTGATAGCTCACCTCCATCTGACCTCTCTGGGTTCTGAATATGGAGTGAGGGAGGTGACTCTTGTAGTTTATGAAGGTGGGAAGGTACTCACAGAATGTCCACCAAAGGTAAAAGGGGAGAAAACTGGGACTACAACATCACAGATGAAGGTAACTTCATTCTCTGCTAAGGATGCATTAAAATCCATAATAACAGCGAATTGTTACTTGCTGCTaggaaaatgaacaaaaatctCATATGCTGGCATGTAATGATATAAATAATGGCTGCATTTCACTTAGACAAAGCGCTGGTATTTTACATACTGAGAAAACCTATTTCTATCACTGTTGCAGGAAACCTTATTTGTACTTCATACTCAGCATGCATTCATTTCTTtgcactttaaatgttttttgcaTTGAGGTTACCTTAGGAGAACTTTTCTGCTAGCATAAGAACAAATTCATGATGTTAATAGGACAGACAGCTTCAGATATTGATAAACCAACTGACACAAAAGGTTTATTGTTAAAGAGATGAATGGAGTACCAGAGCAGCGCAGTAAAACATCACCTATAACGGATATGATAACATGTAAATGATATCAGACTGTAAATTCTGCAGCAACCTCCACACTTGAAGACGCTGTTTTAACTCTTATATAGGTTAAACAAGACTTTATAGTTAGACAGCCTTACCCAGGCTTTTACCAACCAGAGGTTATCAAATCTGGGCTATGTGAAATCCAACAATCAAGTAGAAGCATGAGAGTACCTGGAGGATGGGTTCAGTCAAACAGTTGGAGTGTAACGCACTGTACACTTTGTACTGTACACTCTGTAACAGCTACAACGATAAAAAGACAATTACAATTATCTGGTGACAATAAAACAATGTAAAGCCGGTAAATAGAGGACAGGCATGTAGGCACAGCAAGTCAAACTGCATGCCATAGTGTTggttggtgtttgtgtgtgtttgtcacagTAGAAGAATGTACTGTGTCGTTATTATACCAATAGCACAAGAAAGACAAATACAGGAtcaatgttaaaaaaatgtataaaattattttcataTAACTTAAATAAATGAGGAAACAGTAAAACCTTAAACCTAAAATGAACATCCACATTTTTccagatgatttttttattatgtcctgatatgtaaaagaAAGAGAGTGTACTTTATGAAATATACAGTTACCTTGATGTCTAATGTTTAGGCCTGTGTGCATTAAAGGCTTGCAAAGCAAAATTAAAGTGCTGTAACTTCTGCTGGCAGTATGTTGCTCGTAGCAGGAGAACTGTTGTGTTGCCTGGTGCTAATTTGGCATTTCAGGACAATGCTTTTCGATTAGTCATCATGGCTGCTTGTGATCTAATTTGCAGCACAAGGCAGATCACGACAGTGGCTTTATGAATATTCATACATTGTGCAAATACAGGCTTCTGTGCTCTCTGGGTAAACCGATGAAACCACATCAGGAACAGAAAATGTAATTTCCCTCTGAAGAGTAAAGATGGGTGGCGTTTTTCAATTCCTCTTCCTTTATTTCCTCCTTTTCTCCCTGACTATCTCCTTCTCCGTGTTTGTGAAATAAAGTAATGAGGTAAGTGATCATACCATGGATAAATAATTAGACAGCTCGGGGGAGCGGCACAAATGCCAGGCGGGAAATGTGCGTGCCTGGCAGCTCTACAACAAACTGGCTGTCACTCTATGAAATGTCAAAGTGTAGGCCACGGCGATCACCCCAGCAGGTTGTCTGGGCGTACGCCGCGTGTTCTGCTGAGGACTCCCCcgcctttcctttttttggaaGCCTTGACTTAGCCGtggtgacagaaggaggacgCACAGCTCATGAAAACACAATAGATGATGAGCAAGCCCTCCCAGAAGTGACTTGACCACAGCGAGAGAGATTAGCCTGCGGTGACATTGCTCACCTTCcacagggaagcaaaactggAGGTTATGAATTGAAAATGGCTTTTAAATATGTGAGTGAGTCCCGGCAGGAGCCGGTTACTATAAAAAGATATGCAGGCAGGGTTATGTCGACAGCAGGGATTTCCCCTTTAATGCCAGAGTCCTGTGATGTGCACCCGTGTCAGGTTTCTGCTGTTTGTGTAGAACAAATAAGCACTAACCTATTTGACAGCAGGTGTGAATGAGCAAAATTGATCACTGTCACAATATACTCCTGGAATAAAAGGCGAGCAGGCAGACTTGAGTGAAACTCTGGGTGAAAGTTTAGAATAgaagaatagccctttattgtcagtTTGGATTAGACCCAGGCCGATCAAAGGTTTACAGTAGACTAAGAGCATTACAGGGGAGCGGGGCACTTCAGTGTGACATCTGTGTTACTGAACAATAAAGAGAGGCATTGACGTGTGAAATGTCACTGTTTtggtcactttaaaaaaaaaaaaaggttaaaaaaggcTCTTCCAGCAAACCTCACAGTGAACTGGACGACAGCTAAACCTTCTGTTCGAATGGCAAACAACAGAATATATTCCACTTTTCgacaaatatttttatgtttttgcattAAAGTATGCAAAAACATTGTCCTGTCTCAAAACAGGGGGGATTGTGACACGGACCTCAGCAGCACAGACTTCCCACGCCAGGAGCCATAATTCAAAGAGAGATAGCTGATTTTCTTCATTGTTTGTATCTGCCGTTGTATCTTTGTAATACATTTTGTGCCTCTTTGTAATCAAATTAAATCCCTTTAGAAGTCTTTTTGTGTCTCTTTCTTTAGTGCTTTGTATGTCCTTAGAGTCATTTACATTGCCTTGTAGTTATTTTGCATCCCTTTGTAGTTGTTTATTGTAATTCTGCTGTTTTTGACCTGTTTTGGTAATTTTTTAGTCGTTTAGCAAATTTTTCTACATATTTTGTGCCTTTTTTAGTCCTTTTGCATCCCTTTGTAGTCctcttttgtatttgttttcattttgcattGCTTTGTAGCTGTTTTATATGTCGTGAGTGTCgttagttggtttttttttgcttttctttgtagTCATTTTGCACCTCACGAGTTGCtttgtgtctctttgttgcTTTTTCATACATTTGTAGATACTTCACATCTACTTTTTGCCACTttgcaacactttttttttgtttactttactTCGTAGTTGTTTTTGAATTCTTTTGTAGTCATTTTGTGACCTGTGTCTCTATAGTTATCTTTATACAGATCTCATTATTGTGCTTTGTAGGATTGTTTGTAGTTGTTTTTCAAATCGTTGTAGTCCTTTTTGCCACAAGTCAATTACTTAAAATGCTAAAACTGCAGTGACTTGGCATGACTTGTTGATTAATTTTAATTACCTTCAGTAAATATGTaatgatataaaaataaattaaaatgtacaagTCATTGTATGTTAACCCCTTTACTTGAAATGAAAAGCACAGTTTAATGGAGGGATGGGTGGGGAGAAAGGCTTAGTGAATAATGTTAGCACTCTACAGAGATTTTATAATGGGAGAAATTTCCTCCTAATAATAAAAGAAGCTTGTACTAAATGGCCTGATTCATTATATTTACTAGCTTGATTGCTGAAAAGCATGATTAAGTTCAATAAATGTATCAATAATGTGTGAATTAAATAGAAATATAGCATATTTGTATGATTGGTTGCATTATAAGTTGTTAATATTAACACCTGGATTTCAAGACATTTTCTTAATTTGATTTCACTGGGTGGACTTTAAGGAGGACCCGGCTACCTGAATACAGATACCAGCAGGTCAGATGCTATAATCTGAATGCGCTCCTTTGCTTGTGTTTCGTGGGTAATCCCTGGCTGCCCCTCCAGTGGATACAAATCACGATGTTCTCTTTCCCATGTGACCGCCCCTGTTTGTCTGAGCAGGGAGAGCTGAAGCTGGAGACCGCTCTGATTGGATTAATGAAGGACTGCGCTAAGGTAAACACActcacccacacacagacaggaagtgctgggatttttctttacaaaataaatgcaCGTGTTAAATGTGCCGCTTACTATAAAAACACCTATTACAAAAAATAACACACCCGTGAACTGGCAGAATTTGGTGAGTATGTTTTATGTTGTTATTCttgttaattatttattttgctttagcTAACCATAAAATTGACACTAAAAgtgcaaatttttaaaaagttgctgATTAACTAATATTTTCAGATGACAATGAaattctttaacatttaatatataGCAATTAAACAGGCACAGAAAATTCTGTTTTTCAATAGGAAAGTTTTTCAGCAAGTCTTTCACCCAAAACCAAACTGTACCATTTACCCACACTGTATTTGGGTAAAAGGGATATATGCAACCCAACCATCCATCTTCTTTCCCTGATCTTCTCTGGGGTCTTCATTTTTCCCTCCtacctggcagctccatattcaataTCACTGGTCCAATATACCCACTAtctctcctctgcacatgtccaaaccatctcgggcttgcctctctaactttgtcccCAAACTGCTCAAACTGAGCCATCCcactgatgtactcatttctaaccCTATCCATCCTGGTTGCTTCTAATGGAAATCTTATTTTTATCTGTTCGTCCcaccatacatcatagcaggtttGACTGCCATCTCTCTGTCTTGCATTCACTTTCTCTCCGCTGCATATCTCCATCTCtcctggctctcttccacctcCTCACTACTCTCACTATAAATAACAATGTCATCTTTCTCCCTGGCctcatctgtcagcctgtccTTATCGttataaacaaaaacagaacagatCCCTGATACGACCCAACTAAAACGTACTTACACCCCAAACTTGAACCCATCCTGCCACTCCTATGCCTCACCACTCGCTGTCCctgtcctcatacatgtcctgTACCACCCTCACATATTATCACATACTTCTCCTGACTTCCTCGTGCAGCACCAACAGTTTACCCAGTGCCAACATGATCAGATGAAATTTACTTGCTTGGTACACAGTCAATGATatctgaataataataaaactttgattttatgtaatattatatatattatataattttatttatttgatataATTCAGATGGATTTTAATTCCAAATTATTGCTAAGGGTGAAGgtgaagttttcttttttaacttttattttgacatccCGTGCCCGGAAGTACACCCTGTTCGTCCACGTTCTCTTCACCAAAACATCCTCGAGCAGCAAACAAACGGCCGCGGAGCTAcgatgttttctgttttcaccaACCGGAGAGACAAAAAGGACCGAAAAAACGGTGCGGGTGTGGCTCAGCGTGACCGACATCTTAGCAGCGAGTAGCCGAAAGGAGGACCTGTGCGAGTGTTTTCTTCGCGGGGCTGCCGCCGGAGAGCTGGGCTCCGACAAGGCTGGGCGGGGTGATGTTTAGGTTCCGGTATAAAGGCAGCGACAAAATGGGAACCAGACGAGATGTGAAGCCGGCAGCCCGCGCTGTGCTCTTATCCTGGAGACTAGAATGAGAAGTTGGTCGTCCGGGTGTGAAAGGGCGACGGTATAACCGTCTGGGGAGGCCGCTGGCGGGGGAGAAGCGTGTCGCTGCCGCGTCCCTCCGCCCCTCGTCCGCCAGTACCATGAGGACGATCTTTACATTCTGCTGTCTCTTCCTTATTACCGGCGGAGCGTACCGGGCGTGGGCCACCGGAAACCTCACTGTCGATGGCAGCAACAGGACCAACGTGACGgccgacagcagcagcaggtatATCACAATCGGGGACGGGTCATTGCAGGAGTTCGAGTTCCCTGAATACACCAACGGCGTGATTGTAATCTCCAGCCGATACCGGAGCCCCGCGGCCGGCAGAACGGGCCGCCAGAGCTTAAAGCAGACGGTGAGAGTTCACTCCTTGGAACCGGAGGTCCTCTCGATCATCAACGTGACGGACGGCGGCCACGGAGGACCGGCTCAGAGCTACATTATCAACATCCGTTCTGGGCTGCCGGGCAGGGCTCAGCTGCAGATCCAGCTGCTGGACCTGGACCAGGGCTCGGTGCCGGTTCTGATTGAGGAGAGGACAGATTACTGCATCAAAGTGGAGCCCGGTGAGGATGACCCTGCCACCCGGCTCATCCAGTCGGGTGGTCTGTCCCATTTCTCTGAGAACCCCGTGCTGTTTGCCTTGCTGCCCCTCATATTTGTCAACAAGTGTGCCTTTGGgtgcaaggtggaggtggaggtgctGCGGGGGCTGCTGAAGAGCCCCATGCCGCTGCTCCTAGGCGCACTGGGTCAGTTCCTGGTGATGCCTTTATACGCTTACTGTGTGTCCCAGCTGGCCTCACTGCCCAAGGCACTCGCTCTGGGGTTGGTCATAACCTGTTCTGCCCCAGGTGGAGGGGGAGGATACCTGTACAGCCTGCTGCTCGGAGGCGACGTCACGCTAGCCATCTCCATGACGCTGGTCTCCACAGTGGTGGCGGCGGCAGCCATGCCTTTGTCGTCAGCCCTGTACGGTTGGCTTCTGGGTGTCCACGCTGCCTTGCATGTCCCCTTTGTGAAGATCCTGGGCACCTTGCTGTTCATCGCTATCCCCATCTCACTGGGCATGCTGGTGAAGCTGCGGCTACCCGCCCTCACTCGCGTCCTGTTGGCGCTCATCCGACCCTTCAGCTTCGTGCTCATCGTGGGCGGCATCTTCATGGCCTACCAAATGGGAGCGTCCATCCTGGCCAACGTCCAGCCCCAAATCGTGGTCGTTGGGATTACGGTGCCTTTGCTGGGCCTGGTGGTCGGGGCTGTCCTGGCCAAGCTGGCGGGCCTTTCTCCGCCACAGAGGAAGACGGTCAGCATCGAAGTGGGCGTCCAGAACAGCCTGCTGGCTCTCGCGGTCATGCAGCTGTCTTTCCGGCGACTGGAGGCAGACTTTGCGTCGCAGGCGCCCTTCATCGTGGCCCTCAGCAGCACCTCGGAGATGCTGCTCATTGTGCTGGGATACGTCGCCCAGCGGAGGCTGTGCGGCTCGGCCGCCCCCAGGAGCGACACCTGATTGTAGCTGCAGTTTTGCTCTTAACGTCCTTCTAAGAATGAACCCTTTGAATCCTGTGGAAATCTGGTGTCCCTCTGTCTCAGCCTCAAGATGCCCAACAATCACCAACCCAACATCACTGTTGTTGTACACAGGACAGTGAATGGACTTTTTATGGGacttttgttgtcattttggtatttttttttttgtttcatgaaaACCAAAGGCCTTTTACCCCTCTGAGacctttttgtgtttattttccaGTATGTACTTTTTCAGATGAGATTCTACTGTGAGGTAAATGTAAATATTCTTAAGAAGACAAATCCCtattaaaagaaaagatatTTTTCTACcagattacttttttttttttgtgatcaaAAAGCAAAGACTGATATTTGTATCATGTTTACAAGAGGTCCATGTGTCTTAGCCTGTGGAGGGGGAGGTTTTGGGGGGTGGGGTTAAAGTGGAAACTTTTGTGACTCAAACGGAAACATGGTGAAATTATTTTGAAAGTATTTGCCTCTGATTGTGTGTCCTGGATCTTTAAATCCATGTACTTGAATATTTgcaaagagaaattaagaaaaagtcaataaaaaaaaaaaaaattcttgttAAAGCAGAACTTGGTTTGttgagtgtgtgtatgcatgcatgcatgcatgtgagCATGTGCTATAGAAAACCTATCAAACCGGTCAGTGCTCTCTGAGGCCCAACAGGCTGTTTGTTGAAGTTAACGGCAGCCAGGCTGCTTTCACACAGTCACAAACTTTATAAATGTTTGGTTTCACTTTGACGTGCAGATGGTGAAACTAACAGTTGAGTGTTTTAATAttgaaactttcctttttgctgcttTCGAATTGCGTAATCAACCACACAGTTAGTGAGGGGCTTTTTTTGGGCTAAGCCATTCATATGTAATTAGGACAAAGTGTGGTATATTGATATGCTTAGAGGAAGCAAATGTATTTGAAACCACTGAACAGTACACCAAATGGCTCCTGTAGCACCTTGGTGTTAGTGCACCAGGACTTCATAGACACTGTAACTCACCTTTAAGCACATATGAGTGATATTCTTCACATAAGTGCAAGTGTGACAGTAAGATTTTTACTTTTACACACAGTCTTTACTTCTATTCAGTTTTATTGCTACAGTGGGGGTCAACAGGGTTTAGTTTGTCTTTCTTTCAGCGTTAAGATAATTTAATCATCTACTATAATAAGAGTATGATCAAATCAAGGGATCTGTGGCCGTGTTACATTATTCAAAAACATCAAGTCTGAAGTATATGAGGTCCCAGCTGTGCCAAAATTCACATTCACTCGCATAAGCGACTAAACATGATGAAACAGTTTCGACAAACATACCGTTGTGCTGTTCAGTGTTTGCTTTCCTGGAAAACTATTTGTCTGTGTCAATCCATTATGTTACACTTCCTCTAATTTCCCCGAGTTGTTTGTCCAGCAAAGTTCCAGatagccaggctttctttgtcACAGCTGAAGTGAACCGAAGCTGAAAAGACAACACGCATTTGCCACGTCTGTACATAATTTTGACACAATTGCAGCATCATATAAAAAGCTTTAGTGTTTACCCTGCGGGTGGCTGTCTCTGAAAAACATGCTGCTGGGAGGTTTTCCAaatgattgttgttttttatagTGCTTGAAGCACAACACGTCTCACTTGGGCTGACgataaaagtgtaaaaaaggaaacaaaaccagTTTCCTGAACTGTTGTAGTTTTACAGgtgagctttttttttgtgaCTTCCCCAAACCTCAAAAAACTTCATGGATCTGTGCAGAATAGCTTTAGGCCATTAACTCATCATGCTAGAGTACAAGGTTCACATTTTATCAGCTCACTGTGGCTGACTGAAGTATTGAATTCAAGCTTGAAATTCAGAGTTTGCACAGCACCACAGAAACTATCCCCGTCCTGCAGCTCttttgcaaaacatgcaagtTTAGATATGCATTTCCTGTTTACAGCACCAGGCTTTTATGTGCTTTCATTAGGAAACTCTCTGGGAGTGATTTGTGGTGGAAAACCAAAGGCCAGGCCTGCTGCAGATTTCAGAGAGCTCTCAGGAATGTGGTGCAGCTGTAAAACTGCCAGACCTCTGCTTCAACTCGCAGAGGAGCACGAGGCCAAGAGATCCACGTTTCTTACAGAACAAccgccaaaagaagaagaagagaaacatGGGATGTCTGAGTCACGACTGCTTTTTTCTTCCCTCTAATATTTAAACATGTCTCGTTTAGCCAGCAGAGGCATGCATGTGACCCAGATAAGTGTAAATGCAATTATGCGGTCAATGAAAATGAACCTTTGTCACAATATAAGCCTCTTTGACTGCTACGCATTCAGAGAATGGAGAGGGGGTTTTGCCTTTAACTGATTTGTAAAcattcataatttttttttaaagtaatatttgttttaaaaaatattaaattaaaattatataaggaaataataattattaatattattaaatatgaaatgtgtttttatttgttatttttattatttaattgatttatatttttacttttgtatTGCTTTTGAATAACAACAATACAACctttactactactactaataataataatacgtGGGAAAATAATCACTTTTTTGAAAATAGGCTACCTGATTAATAATAGTAAATTTTATCTCTGTTGAACAATTATCATGTATAGTAGCACAAGgataatttcattttattaaaattaacaaattaaatcacatttcaagaatagtttaatttaattattactgAACTGAATAATAATTCATACcatataattaattaatataatttgtCAGCTCTAAAGGACTGATTATTTTAACTGTAGTTGTATGCACAACTGCACTTTTAGATAAAAAGCAAATACTAAATACTAAATAGTAAATAGAACTGTAAATAAATCTAGTAAAAAGTTTCCTGAAATGTTTTAGTGTACAAGTATTAGTTAGTATTAGTATAAGTATTATATTCAGTAAAGTACAAGTACGTCAAAAAGTGTTAATTTACTTCTCACCTAGCTTTACATGTGAGCTAAAAagctaaaacaggaaaaaataaaatgaaagtgcATTAAAATGCAGGTAATCCTGACATGGGAACACACCAGCGTCATGTTTTAGTACTAAGATGATAACAAAGCCAAGTGGATCAGGTCAAAAGATTTATTTACAAACAGAGTGATTTCAACAGTTT from the Oreochromis niloticus isolate F11D_XX linkage group LG7, O_niloticus_UMD_NMBU, whole genome shotgun sequence genome contains:
- the slc10a3 gene encoding P3 protein, producing MRTIFTFCCLFLITGGAYRAWATGNLTVDGSNRTNVTADSSSRYITIGDGSLQEFEFPEYTNGVIVISSRYRSPAAGRTGRQSLKQTVRVHSLEPEVLSIINVTDGGHGGPAQSYIINIRSGLPGRAQLQIQLLDLDQGSVPVLIEERTDYCIKVEPGEDDPATRLIQSGGLSHFSENPVLFALLPLIFVNKCAFGCKVEVEVLRGLLKSPMPLLLGALGQFLVMPLYAYCVSQLASLPKALALGLVITCSAPGGGGGYLYSLLLGGDVTLAISMTLVSTVVAAAAMPLSSALYGWLLGVHAALHVPFVKILGTLLFIAIPISLGMLVKLRLPALTRVLLALIRPFSFVLIVGGIFMAYQMGASILANVQPQIVVVGITVPLLGLVVGAVLAKLAGLSPPQRKTVSIEVGVQNSLLALAVMQLSFRRLEADFASQAPFIVALSSTSEMLLIVLGYVAQRRLCGSAAPRSDT